A region of the Flintibacter sp. KGMB00164 genome:
GAGAAGGAACTGGCCAGCCAGATCTCCAACGTAGTCAGCGAATCGGGCTTTATGTGGCCTCTGCCTGGCTATAATACCCTTTCTTCCCTCTTTGGAGGCCGGACCCACCCGGTGACCGGACGGCCCAACAATCACACCGGCATTGACATTCCCGCTCCGGCTGGTACCTCCATTCTGGCGGCCAAGAGCGGCGTGGTAACCACCTCTACTTATAACAGCTCTTACGGCAACTACGTGGTGGTCAGCCACAGCGACGGTACCTCTACCCTGTATGCCCACATGAGTCGCCGTGGCGTGTCCAAGGGACAGACGGTGTCTCAGGGCCAGGTAGTAGGCTATGTGGGAACCACTGGTTCTTCCACCGGTAACCACCTCCACTTCGAGATCCGTGTGAACGGCAGCCGTGTGGACCCGGTGAACTACTTCCTGGGCAGCATGACTTTGTATGCCACCAGCGGCGGCGTGAAGAAGAAGCTGTAACGAACACATAACACATCCCCCCTTCCGCATAACGTTGCGGGAGGGGGGATGTGTTTTGTTGGGACAGCTGGTGTTCAGCGCCGATGGCCGGGAGCGGGCAGAGCGGCATGACCTGTATGGACTGGGTGTGCTCCAGGTCCGGGTGCGGCCCGGCGGCTGGCGGGAGAAGGGACGGCTGCGCCGCGGCGGAAAACGGCTGGCTCAAGGCGGAGTGCGGCGGGTTCTGGTCCCCCAGTGCTTTGACCAGTGGTACATACTGGAGCGCTGGGGGCTGAGCGGCGTAGATCCTGTCCCGTTTCTGCGTTTTTATGCCCCACAGATCGTGCTGGCTGCGTTGAAGCGGCGGGGGATCCCTCCGGAGAGCGCCACCGTAGCCCTTCGAAGCCGGAGCGTGGACCGGGACATGGCCCGAACAGCTCAGCTGTTGTGTCCCTTAGTACGTCAGGTAGCTGTCAACGCGCCCCAGGGTGGGGAAGAGCTATCTTTATGGCTTCGCAGGGAATACGGCCTGCCGGTGCAGCCGGATGGGACGGAGGTGTCCCTGGCGGTCTACTTTGACGGAGAGGGAGCAGGGGAGAAGGATCTGCTGCTGTGGGGGACAGCGCCTCAGCTGGGAGAGGTAATCCCCCAGGCAGAGGCATTGGCTCCTGAGGACCGGCAGGATTTATGCCTGCTGGCGGCTCTGTGGGAAACGGGAAAAATTGGTAAATTTGAGCTAGAATTTACTTGACACAGGGCGGAAAAGTAACTATAATAACACAGACTGTATCCTTATAACTTTTTATAGTTATCCTGTATATTTGACCGGGTCCGGAGGCGCTGCCCTCCGGCCTAAGTTTGGAAAGGTGTGCGAGATATCATGGCGAAAGAATATAAACTGACTCCTCAGCGCCTGCAGGAGCTGCAGGACGAGCTGGTCTATCTGAAGACGGTGCGCGAGAAGGAGGTTGCGGAGCTGATCAAGGAGGCCCGCTCCTTCGGCGACCTGAGCGAGAACAGCGAGTACGATGAGGCTAAGACCGAGCAGGGCAAGCTCTACTCCCGCATTGCTGAGGTGGAGGAGATTCTGAGCAACTATGTAGTCATTGACGAGAGCGACGACGGCGGCAACTATGTGCGCATCGGCTCCACCGTGACCGTGCTGGACAAGGAGTTTGACGAGGAGCTGGTCTATAAGATCGTAGGCTCCCAGGAGGCCGATCCCATGAACGGGGTCATCTCCGAGGACTCTCCCTTTGGCCGTGCCCTGCTGGGTAAGAATGTGGGCGACGACGTGGTTGTGGACGCCCCCGCCGGCAGCGTGGAGTACAAGCTGCTGAAGGTAGAGCGGTAAGAATACAAACTCCGGAATCCCGGAGAGAAAGAGATAGGAGTGCGCGCATACATGGCCGAGAAGAATAACAACGCGGTTCCCCAGGAGGAGAACCTGTCCCAGCTGCTTCAGATCCGCCGGGACAAGCTGAAGGACCTGCAGGAGAGCGGCAACGATCCCTTCCAGATTACCCGCTATGCGGTGGACAACGATTCCGCCAATATCAAGGAAAATTTTGACGCCCTGGAGGGTCAGCCGGTGTCCATTGCCGGCCGCCTCATGTCCAAGCGCGGCATGGGCAAGGTGTCTTTCTGTGATCTGCAGGACAAGTCCGGCCGCATCCAGCTCTACGCCCGGAAGGACGAGATGGATGAGGAGGAATATAACCGCTTTAAGAAGTACGACATCGGCGATATCGTGGGCGTGCAGGGCGAAGTGTTCCGCACCCAGCGTGGCGAGATGTCTGTCCGTGTGCAGAAGGTGACCCTGCTGAGCAAGTCCCTGCTGCCCCTGCCTGAGAAGTTCCACGGCCTGACCAACACGGAGCTGCGTTACCGCCAGCGCTATGTGGACCTGATCGTCAACCCCGAGGTGAAGCGGAATTTCATCATCCGCTCCCAGTTTATCAAGTACGTCCGTGACTTCATGGATGCCCGTGGCTTCATGGAGGTGGAGACCCCTGTTCTCAACACCATCTCCGGCGGCGCCACTGCCCGGCCCTTCATCACCCACCACAACACCCTGGATATCGACATGTATATGCGTATTGCCACCGAGCTGCCCCTGAAGCGGCTCATCGTGGGCGGCATGGACCGGGTGTACGAGATCGGCCGTATCTTCCGCAATGAGGGCATGGACCCCAAGCACAACCCTGAGTTCACCACCATCGAGCTCTATCAGGCCTATGCCGATTTCAACGACATGATGGACCTCTTCGAGGACCTGCTGTCCTCCGCTGCTCAGAAGATCCTGGGCACCTATCAGGTGGAGTGGCAGGGCGAGAAGATCGACCTGACCCCCGGCTGGCCCCGTATGCCCATGCACGAGGCGGTCAAGAAGTACTGCGGCATCGACTTTATGGCCATCACCTCCGACGAGGAGGCCGTGGCTGCCGCCAAGTCCATCGGCGTAGAGCTGCCTGAGACCGCCGACAAGACCTGGGGCAACGCTCTGTACGAGTGCTTTGACCAGAAGGTGGAGGAGAAGCTCATTCAGCCCACCTTTATCACCATGCACCCCGTGGACGTGTCCCCCCTGGCCAAGCGCTCTCCCAGCGATCCCCGCCTCACCGAGCGCTTCGAGCTGTTCATCTGCCACAGCGAGATGGGCAACGCCTTCTCCGAGCTCAACGACCCCATTGACCAGCGCCAGCGCTTCCAGAAGCAGGTGGAGCTGCGTGACAAGGGCGACGACGAGGCCGGTATGATGGACGAGGACTTCCTCACCGCTCTGGAGTACGGTCTGCCTCCCACGGGTGGTCTGGGCATCGGCATCGACCGCTGCGTCATGCTGCTGACCAACTCCGACTCCATCCGTGAGGTCATTCTGTTCCCCACCATGAAGCCTGAGGGCGTGAAGAAGGAGGAGAAGGCTGCGCCTGCTC
Encoded here:
- the greA gene encoding transcription elongation factor GreA; its protein translation is MAKEYKLTPQRLQELQDELVYLKTVREKEVAELIKEARSFGDLSENSEYDEAKTEQGKLYSRIAEVEEILSNYVVIDESDDGGNYVRIGSTVTVLDKEFDEELVYKIVGSQEADPMNGVISEDSPFGRALLGKNVGDDVVVDAPAGSVEYKLLKVER
- the lysS gene encoding lysine--tRNA ligase; the protein is MAEKNNNAVPQEENLSQLLQIRRDKLKDLQESGNDPFQITRYAVDNDSANIKENFDALEGQPVSIAGRLMSKRGMGKVSFCDLQDKSGRIQLYARKDEMDEEEYNRFKKYDIGDIVGVQGEVFRTQRGEMSVRVQKVTLLSKSLLPLPEKFHGLTNTELRYRQRYVDLIVNPEVKRNFIIRSQFIKYVRDFMDARGFMEVETPVLNTISGGATARPFITHHNTLDIDMYMRIATELPLKRLIVGGMDRVYEIGRIFRNEGMDPKHNPEFTTIELYQAYADFNDMMDLFEDLLSSAAQKILGTYQVEWQGEKIDLTPGWPRMPMHEAVKKYCGIDFMAITSDEEAVAAAKSIGVELPETADKTWGNALYECFDQKVEEKLIQPTFITMHPVDVSPLAKRSPSDPRLTERFELFICHSEMGNAFSELNDPIDQRQRFQKQVELRDKGDDEAGMMDEDFLTALEYGLPPTGGLGIGIDRCVMLLTNSDSIREVILFPTMKPEGVKKEEKAAPAPAQAPAEKIDFSKVEIEPLFADFVDFDTFAKSDFRAVKVKECEAVKKSKKLLKFVLDDGTGTDRVILSGIHDTYEPEELVGKTLIAITNLPPRKMMGIDSCGMIISAIHHEEGVEKLHCLMVDDHIPAGAKLY